The proteins below are encoded in one region of Sulfolobus sp. A20:
- a CDS encoding ATP-binding protein: MLFDLHPKTELKELFGREKEVQYIREQIISKNWIIIGGQRGIGKTSVMKVAINELKKNDRIDGIYLNLRGVTTLRELLSLLISEINRNKLFKLLNVSVNFNLGPLGVELKGGKLNVQRSLLELLLSINHDLVIGLDEVQELSSVTKPLLDVLGNVFMSNPKVRFLFSGSYVGLVKALLNPKEGSPLLGRPPIEIKLRPFNKQVSIGFLKAGMEELNVDLEDSKAEEVVNRLDGVVGWLTLFGNNYAIRKLSFNDSLKITINEGRKLMLEELNHFLEGRNRELYLATLSSIKIAKRWKDIKFAVTVRLKREIDDKELSSVLEALVNYNFIEKVEEGEYTLVDPILREMEFHF, translated from the coding sequence TTGCTATTCGATTTACATCCTAAAACAGAGTTAAAAGAGTTATTCGGAAGAGAAAAGGAGGTTCAATACATAAGGGAACAAATAATTTCCAAAAATTGGATAATAATCGGTGGGCAAAGAGGGATAGGAAAGACCAGTGTCATGAAAGTTGCAATTAATGAGTTGAAAAAGAACGATAGGATTGATGGAATTTATTTGAACTTAAGGGGAGTTACAACGTTGAGAGAATTGCTATCTTTACTGATCTCAGAGATAAATAGAAATAAATTATTCAAATTATTGAACGTTAGTGTTAACTTTAACCTAGGTCCTTTGGGTGTAGAGTTAAAGGGCGGTAAATTAAACGTTCAAAGGAGCTTATTAGAACTACTTCTGTCCATAAACCATGACCTAGTTATAGGATTAGATGAGGTACAAGAGCTCTCCTCAGTTACTAAGCCACTATTAGACGTCCTAGGAAACGTCTTCATGAGTAACCCAAAGGTTAGGTTCTTATTCTCTGGATCTTATGTTGGCTTAGTAAAAGCTTTGCTAAATCCAAAGGAGGGTTCACCCTTATTGGGAAGACCACCTATTGAAATCAAGCTAAGACCTTTTAACAAACAAGTTTCAATAGGCTTCTTAAAGGCGGGTATGGAGGAGCTAAACGTGGACCTTGAAGACAGTAAAGCTGAGGAAGTAGTTAACAGATTAGATGGAGTGGTAGGTTGGTTAACGCTGTTTGGCAATAATTACGCTATAAGAAAGCTTAGCTTCAATGATTCGTTGAAGATAACTATAAATGAAGGTAGGAAATTAATGCTAGAGGAATTGAACCATTTCCTCGAAGGTAGGAATAGGGAATTATACTTAGCAACGTTATCCTCCATCAAAATCGCCAAGAGATGGAAAGATATAAAATTCGCTGTAACCGTGAGATTAAAGAGAGAGATAGACGATAAGGAGTTGAGCTCAGTACTTGAAGCTTTGGTAAATTACAATTTCATTGAGAAGGTTGAGGAGGGAGAGTACACGTTAGTAGACCCTATTTTAAGAGAAATGGAATTTCATTTCTAG
- a CDS encoding aldo/keto reductase, with protein MDKKKFKYFTISSLAFGTWRIGGGYWYADHSRDKEWIDAIRKAVELGITTIDTAEMYGNGHAEELVGEAIKGLARDDIFIVSKVWPSHADYDNVIKSANKSAKRLGTYIDLYLLHSPSRVPICKTIKAFEKLVDDGIIRFFGLSNFDVEGIEKAKECVSKYEIVAIQNHYSLLSRGDERKALAYAEKNGMLYMAYTPLENGILSRNEFLSTIGRKYNKSATQVALNWYICRNNLLPIVKASRVEHVEENAGAMGWRLSEEDWRAIDEHFRERSYFLDKMVSTLKSLRPWS; from the coding sequence ATGGATAAGAAGAAATTCAAGTATTTTACGATTTCTTCCTTAGCCTTTGGCACTTGGAGGATAGGAGGAGGTTATTGGTATGCTGATCATAGTAGAGATAAGGAATGGATAGACGCTATAAGAAAGGCAGTAGAGCTAGGGATTACTACTATAGATACTGCTGAAATGTATGGGAATGGTCATGCTGAAGAGTTGGTAGGGGAGGCTATTAAGGGTTTGGCAAGGGATGACATATTCATAGTATCAAAGGTTTGGCCTAGTCATGCTGATTACGATAACGTAATTAAGTCAGCCAACAAGAGTGCGAAGAGGTTAGGTACTTACATTGACTTATATCTACTTCACTCACCTTCTCGAGTTCCAATATGCAAAACGATTAAGGCGTTTGAGAAGTTAGTAGATGACGGGATAATAAGGTTCTTTGGGTTAAGTAATTTTGACGTAGAAGGGATAGAGAAAGCTAAGGAGTGTGTTAGTAAGTATGAAATAGTTGCAATACAGAACCACTACAGCCTATTAAGTAGAGGTGATGAGAGGAAGGCTTTAGCATATGCGGAAAAGAACGGAATGTTATACATGGCTTATACACCTTTAGAAAATGGAATATTGTCAAGAAATGAGTTTTTATCTACTATAGGAAGGAAATATAATAAGTCCGCAACTCAAGTCGCGTTAAATTGGTATATCTGTAGGAATAACTTATTACCTATAGTGAAGGCTTCGAGGGTTGAACACGTTGAGGAGAACGCTGGGGCAATGGGATGGAGGCTTTCAGAAGAGGATTGGAGGGCTATTGATGAACACTTTAGGGAGAGGAGTTACTTCTTAGATAAGATGGTAAGTACTCTTAAGTCATTAAGACCATGGAGTTAA